In the genome of Burkholderia diffusa, one region contains:
- the pdeR gene encoding cyclic di-GMP phosphodiesterase, whose protein sequence is MDDENDSAVLEAHLGTRSPCWRLGCDSNALELAAVRGLTNVAVALTGEQAARIRALTGVTSHLVLELALFGDPVSLHLVGRKVDTANWAGTASAYSDTASVASDLAHGLAFAEQVVSEVNSLVVILDRNGMVQRFNRLCEEVTGKREVDVIGRSAFELFMSPEQGAQSRSNITGFFQNNRSFAVERYINTVNGPRLFQFRNKFVQSGSGVDEQFLICSGIDVTEERNAQQRLTELANTDVLTGLPNRHAISERIRVALAADRTDVRGQVGILFLDLDNFKRVNDHYGHITGDRLLQDVSAVIGGCLPSGATLARLGGDEFLVLFEHGTRPLLEATAQIILERLRTPMHLGLVEVYTSCSIGIAMYPQHGDSLETLIRSADTAMYVAKEEGKHTYRVFSLEMNQKVAKYMWLDTNLRKALEEEQFVLHYQPVVDIATGDVHGVEALIRWQSPDRGIVAPIEFIRFAEESGLIAPLGRWVMRTAAAQAAAWKAKGLGVRIAVNVSARQLQDMNIVDQFASILDGAGLKPSLVDIELTESSFIEDEEAAHELMKRFRQLGAEIHLDDFGTGYSSLSQLSRLPLDSIKLDRSFITGIDRNPRSQALVRSVVSLAKALSFSVVAEGVETRAEAEFLKQINVDHAQGFYFARPMPAQAFEAWLAETRKLRMIA, encoded by the coding sequence ATGGATGACGAAAACGATAGCGCCGTGCTCGAAGCGCATCTCGGTACGCGCAGCCCATGCTGGCGTCTCGGCTGCGACAGCAATGCACTCGAACTGGCCGCCGTTCGCGGCCTGACCAATGTCGCGGTGGCACTGACCGGCGAGCAGGCCGCGCGGATCCGCGCGCTTACCGGCGTCACGTCGCATCTCGTGCTTGAACTCGCGCTGTTCGGCGATCCGGTCAGCCTCCATCTGGTCGGCCGGAAGGTCGATACCGCCAATTGGGCCGGCACGGCCTCCGCCTATTCCGATACCGCGTCCGTCGCCAGCGACCTCGCGCACGGGCTCGCGTTCGCCGAGCAGGTCGTGTCCGAAGTGAATTCGCTCGTCGTGATCCTCGACCGCAACGGCATGGTGCAGCGCTTTAACCGTCTGTGCGAGGAAGTGACGGGCAAGCGCGAGGTCGACGTGATCGGCCGAAGCGCGTTCGAGCTGTTCATGAGTCCCGAGCAGGGTGCGCAGTCGCGCAGCAACATCACCGGCTTTTTCCAGAACAACCGCTCGTTCGCGGTCGAGCGCTACATCAACACGGTCAACGGTCCGCGCCTGTTCCAGTTCCGCAACAAGTTCGTGCAGAGCGGCAGCGGCGTCGACGAGCAGTTCCTGATCTGCTCGGGAATCGACGTCACCGAGGAGCGCAACGCGCAGCAGCGGCTCACCGAGCTCGCGAATACCGACGTGCTGACCGGTTTGCCGAATCGTCATGCAATCAGCGAGCGCATCCGTGTCGCGCTGGCCGCGGACCGCACCGACGTGCGCGGCCAGGTCGGCATCCTGTTCCTCGATCTCGACAACTTCAAGCGCGTCAACGACCACTACGGGCACATCACCGGCGACCGCCTGCTGCAGGACGTATCGGCGGTCATCGGCGGCTGCCTGCCGTCCGGCGCGACGCTCGCGCGGCTCGGCGGCGACGAATTCCTGGTGCTGTTCGAGCACGGCACGCGGCCGCTGCTCGAGGCGACCGCGCAGATCATCCTCGAGCGGCTGCGTACGCCAATGCATCTCGGGCTGGTGGAGGTCTACACGAGCTGCTCGATCGGCATCGCGATGTATCCGCAGCATGGCGATTCGCTCGAAACGCTGATCCGCAGCGCCGATACCGCGATGTACGTCGCGAAGGAAGAGGGCAAGCATACGTACCGCGTGTTCTCGCTGGAGATGAACCAGAAGGTCGCGAAGTACATGTGGCTCGACACGAACCTGCGAAAGGCGCTCGAGGAAGAGCAGTTCGTGCTGCACTACCAGCCCGTCGTCGACATCGCGACCGGCGACGTGCACGGCGTCGAGGCGCTGATCCGCTGGCAGTCGCCGGATCGCGGGATCGTCGCGCCGATCGAATTCATCCGTTTCGCGGAGGAGTCGGGGTTGATCGCGCCGCTCGGCCGCTGGGTGATGCGCACCGCGGCCGCGCAGGCTGCCGCGTGGAAGGCGAAGGGGCTGGGCGTGCGAATCGCGGTGAACGTGTCGGCGCGCCAGTTGCAGGACATGAACATCGTCGACCAGTTCGCGTCGATCCTCGACGGCGCGGGGCTGAAGCCGAGCCTCGTCGACATCGAGCTCACCGAAAGCAGCTTCATCGAGGACGAGGAAGCAGCGCACGAGCTGATGAAGCGGTTCCGCCAGCTCGGCGCGGAGATTCACCTCGACGATTTCGGCACCGGCTATTCGTCGCTGTCGCAGCTGTCGCGGCTGCCGCTCGATTCGATCAAGCTCGATCGCTCCTTCATCACGGGCATCGACCGCAACCCGCGCTCGCAGGCGCTCGTGCGCTCGGTCGTGTCGCTTGCGAAGGCGCTGAGTTTCTCGGTGGTCGCCGAAGGTGTCGAGACGCGCGCGGAAGCCGAATTCCTGAAGCAGATCAACGTCGACCACGCGCAGGGTTTCTACTTCGCGCGGCCGATGCCGGCCCAGGCGTTCGAGGCCTGGCTCGCGGAAACGAGAAAGCTCAGGATGATCGCCTGA
- a CDS encoding crotonase/enoyl-CoA hydratase family protein — MQLQSHPACRPFYEAGELTQLTAFYEEGRNVMWMMLRSEPRPCFNQQLVTDIIHLARVARDSGLPFDFWVTGSLVPELFNVGGDLSFFVDAIRSGRRDQLMAYARSCIDGVYEIYTGFGTGAISIAMVEGSALGGGFEAALAHHYMLAQKGVKLGFPEIAFNLFPGMGGYSLVARKADRGLAESLISSGEAHAAEWYEDRGLIDQTFDEGDAYLATRTFIDVMKPKLNGIRAMLRARERVFNLTRSELMDITEQWVHAAFTIEPKDLAYMERLVMLQNRRVSKLRTV, encoded by the coding sequence ATGCAACTCCAATCCCATCCGGCGTGCCGTCCGTTTTACGAAGCAGGCGAACTCACGCAACTGACCGCGTTCTACGAAGAAGGCCGCAACGTCATGTGGATGATGCTGCGATCGGAGCCGCGCCCGTGCTTCAACCAGCAACTCGTCACCGACATCATCCATCTCGCGCGCGTCGCACGCGACTCGGGCCTGCCGTTCGACTTTTGGGTGACGGGCTCGCTCGTTCCCGAGCTGTTCAACGTCGGCGGCGACCTGAGCTTCTTCGTCGACGCGATCCGCAGCGGTCGCCGCGACCAACTGATGGCCTACGCGCGCTCGTGCATCGACGGCGTGTACGAGATCTACACGGGCTTCGGTACCGGCGCGATCTCGATCGCGATGGTCGAGGGCAGCGCGCTGGGCGGCGGCTTCGAGGCCGCCCTCGCGCACCACTACATGCTCGCGCAGAAGGGCGTGAAGCTCGGCTTTCCCGAGATCGCGTTCAACCTGTTTCCGGGCATGGGCGGCTATTCGCTGGTCGCGCGCAAGGCGGACCGGGGGCTCGCGGAATCGCTGATCTCGTCCGGCGAGGCGCATGCGGCCGAGTGGTACGAGGATCGCGGGCTGATCGACCAGACGTTCGACGAGGGCGATGCGTATCTCGCGACGCGCACCTTCATCGACGTGATGAAGCCGAAGCTGAACGGCATCCGCGCGATGCTGCGCGCACGCGAGCGCGTGTTCAATCTCACGCGTTCCGAGCTGATGGACATCACCGAGCAATGGGTTCACGCGGCGTTCACGATCGAGCCGAAGGATCTCGCGTACATGGAACGCCTTGTGATGCTGCAGAACCGGCGCGTGTCGAAGCTGCGCACGGTGTGA
- a CDS encoding OmpA family protein, producing the protein MKKAATSTLRGLSAVALLTLSTLASAAGDVPGSKDHPLLTRFSGATINAYSQTEFDEAFLPNQPIDNVKAAKGLALEGKVTRVAYTIGGNRSTLEVERNYLDALQKGGFQILFRCTQDQCGQGNGLEFQRFVISSNKMMKSGGGEAYFGDKHRTILAKLPRASGDAYVFLHVMDDSASNKRTLVYEEVVEVKPMQTGQVKVLDSGALQKGLAATGKVALYGIYFDTDKAQVKPESKPQLDEMAKLLTANPALKVYIVGHTDNQGQFAHNVDLSQKRAEAVAQALATSYKVAPARLVAKGVASLSPIASNGDDAGRAQNRRVELVQQ; encoded by the coding sequence ATGAAGAAGGCTGCAACATCCACATTGCGCGGGCTGTCCGCTGTCGCGCTGCTGACGCTCTCCACGCTGGCCTCTGCCGCCGGCGACGTACCGGGTTCGAAGGATCATCCGCTGCTCACGCGCTTTTCCGGCGCGACCATCAACGCTTATTCGCAGACCGAGTTCGACGAAGCGTTTCTGCCCAACCAGCCGATCGACAACGTCAAGGCGGCCAAGGGCCTGGCGCTGGAAGGGAAGGTGACGCGTGTCGCGTATACCATCGGCGGCAACAGATCGACGCTGGAAGTCGAGCGCAACTATCTCGACGCGTTGCAGAAGGGTGGGTTCCAGATTCTGTTTCGTTGTACGCAGGATCAGTGTGGTCAGGGCAACGGCCTCGAGTTCCAGCGCTTCGTGATCAGCTCCAACAAGATGATGAAGTCGGGTGGAGGCGAAGCGTACTTCGGCGACAAGCACCGGACGATCCTCGCGAAGCTGCCGCGCGCGTCGGGCGATGCATATGTGTTCCTGCACGTGATGGACGATTCGGCGTCGAACAAGCGGACGCTCGTCTACGAGGAAGTGGTCGAAGTGAAGCCGATGCAGACCGGCCAGGTCAAGGTGCTCGATTCCGGCGCGCTGCAGAAGGGCCTGGCAGCGACGGGCAAGGTCGCGCTGTACGGCATCTACTTCGATACCGACAAGGCACAGGTTAAGCCCGAGTCGAAGCCGCAGCTCGACGAGATGGCGAAGCTGCTGACGGCGAACCCGGCGCTCAAGGTCTACATCGTCGGCCATACCGACAATCAAGGGCAGTTCGCACACAATGTCGACCTGTCGCAAAAGCGTGCGGAGGCGGTCGCACAGGCGCTTGCGACGTCCTACAAGGTCGCGCCGGCGCGGCTCGTCGCGAAGGGCGTCGCGTCGTTGTCGCCGATCGCGTCCAATGGCGACGACGCCGGCCGCGCGCAGAATCGCCGCGTCGAACTCGTGCAGCAATAA
- a CDS encoding DUF3617 domain-containing protein encodes MKMLVAAGLSGIAFSTFAQTVSPGIWHDEAAYTLNGKPLPQGTDPAPDQCLTDADAKNLRKTMASRLQRDNVKCTITNWNYAGTTLKVALTCANEQGRGNATVTGDVTSTRYDLKGQLHGQHAQAGAYTLAWTWRGKRIGDCH; translated from the coding sequence ATGAAAATGCTGGTTGCCGCCGGTCTTTCCGGCATTGCTTTCTCGACATTCGCGCAGACCGTCTCGCCGGGTATCTGGCACGACGAAGCCGCATACACGCTGAACGGCAAGCCGCTGCCGCAAGGCACTGACCCGGCGCCGGACCAGTGCCTGACCGATGCGGATGCGAAGAACCTGCGCAAGACGATGGCGTCGCGCCTGCAGCGCGACAACGTCAAATGCACGATTACGAACTGGAACTATGCAGGCACGACACTGAAGGTCGCGTTGACCTGCGCGAACGAACAGGGCCGCGGCAATGCGACCGTGACCGGCGACGTGACGTCGACGCGCTACGACCTGAAGGGGCAATTGCATGGTCAGCATGCGCAGGCTGGCGCGTATACGCTCGCCTGGACGTGGCGCGGCAAGCGCATCGGCGACTGTCACTGA
- a CDS encoding DUF1840 domain-containing protein has translation MMVTFRSSAAPDIVMLSDLAQYLLGIAGKGLDVRGVISADELPGAIARLEQAIRDDMTRESAHERSTQALRSELPPHAGGLAQRAWPLLDMMRAACEQGRHVMWGV, from the coding sequence ATGATGGTGACGTTTCGGTCGTCCGCCGCACCGGACATCGTGATGTTGAGCGATCTGGCGCAGTACCTGCTGGGAATTGCCGGCAAGGGGCTCGACGTGCGCGGCGTGATTTCCGCCGACGAATTGCCGGGTGCCATCGCGCGGCTCGAGCAGGCGATCAGGGACGACATGACGCGGGAAAGCGCGCACGAGCGCTCGACGCAGGCATTGCGCAGCGAGTTGCCGCCGCATGCGGGCGGGCTTGCGCAACGCGCGTGGCCGCTGCTGGACATGATGCGTGCGGCCTGCGAACAGGGGCGGCACGTGATGTGGGGCGTGTAG
- a CDS encoding AraC family transcriptional regulator, whose product MTYNPFLLIDRPNFAMSEPLLPPVPDVHDLVSELLLGMRLSGVQYRRIQVPRPFGLSFGHAPGRAQFHFVGRGPVLLRDADGTTMRLEAGDAILLPHGRMHALVSDPDAPCREIGGFEAAKICDTVAAVGATSCAATEPAAGDALIFSACMELDLGGMQPLVGTMPEFMHVGTLLARYPEIRPMLDAMERESCSERAGFAGILARLADVVAAFIVRGWVECGCGDATGWVQALREPKLGRAIVALHRDPGRNWSVADLADEAGVSRSVFAERFLAATGMTPVRYLTELRMRLAAQWIAREGETIEAVAYRLGYGSLAAFSRAFKRVVGRPPGAVRAEGDTHADV is encoded by the coding sequence ATGACATACAATCCGTTCTTGTTGATCGATCGTCCGAATTTCGCGATGTCCGAACCCCTGCTCCCTCCCGTCCCCGACGTGCACGACCTCGTCAGCGAGCTGCTGCTGGGGATGCGCCTGAGCGGCGTGCAATACCGCCGCATCCAGGTGCCGCGGCCGTTCGGGCTGAGTTTCGGCCATGCGCCGGGCCGCGCGCAGTTTCATTTCGTCGGGCGCGGGCCCGTGCTGCTGCGCGACGCGGACGGCACGACGATGCGGCTCGAGGCCGGCGACGCGATCCTGTTGCCGCACGGCCGCATGCACGCGCTGGTGTCCGATCCGGATGCGCCGTGCCGCGAGATCGGCGGATTCGAGGCCGCGAAGATCTGCGACACGGTCGCCGCGGTGGGCGCGACGTCGTGCGCCGCGACGGAGCCGGCCGCCGGCGATGCGCTGATCTTCAGCGCGTGCATGGAACTCGATCTAGGCGGCATGCAGCCGCTCGTCGGAACGATGCCGGAATTCATGCATGTCGGCACGCTGCTCGCGCGCTACCCGGAAATCCGCCCGATGCTCGACGCGATGGAGCGCGAATCGTGCTCCGAGCGCGCGGGCTTCGCGGGCATCCTCGCTCGGCTCGCGGACGTGGTCGCCGCGTTCATCGTGCGCGGCTGGGTCGAATGCGGATGCGGCGACGCGACGGGCTGGGTACAGGCACTGCGCGAGCCGAAGCTCGGCCGCGCGATCGTCGCGCTGCATCGCGATCCGGGGCGCAACTGGAGCGTCGCGGATCTCGCGGACGAAGCGGGCGTATCGCGCTCGGTGTTTGCCGAGCGCTTTCTCGCGGCCACCGGGATGACGCCGGTGCGTTACCTGACCGAGCTGCGGATGCGGCTCGCCGCGCAGTGGATCGCGCGCGAGGGCGAGACGATCGAAGCCGTCGCGTACCGGCTCGGCTACGGGTCGCTCGCCGCATTCAGCCGCGCGTTCAAGCGCGTGGTCGGCAGGCCGCCGGGGGCGGTGCGTGCCGAAGGCGACACGCACGCCGACGTGTGA
- a CDS encoding MFS transporter — MNPGISSAATTAAPREPAWGAVFAMTLGVFGLVTAEFLPASLLTPMADSLGVTEGVAGQAVTATATVALVTSLLISALTRTIDRRRVLLAFSVLLVVSNLAVAFAPNLTTLLIGRVVLGVALGGFWTMATATAMRLVPTAMVPRALSIIFSGVAVATIASAPMGSYFGHLIGWRNVFLIAAGLGGLAFASQVMTLPSMPPSGTTRLRTLVDVLRRPTVGLGMFATILVFTGHFAFFTYLRPFLEQVAGVGVNGLSAILLGYGIANFVGTSLAGRVLEHRLRPMLIGMPALMVVLGVALVALGRAPMIDAVLVALWGMAFGGVPVAWSTWVTRTVPDEAESAGGLIVAAIQLAIATGAAAGGVVFDANGAGGVFLGAAVVLAVAVATIVTGVPKRVGVAPALAE; from the coding sequence ATGAATCCCGGAATCTCCTCTGCCGCCACCACGGCGGCCCCCCGCGAGCCGGCCTGGGGCGCCGTCTTCGCGATGACGCTCGGCGTGTTCGGTCTCGTCACCGCCGAATTCCTGCCCGCGAGCCTGCTCACGCCGATGGCCGACAGCCTCGGCGTGACCGAAGGCGTGGCTGGCCAGGCCGTCACGGCCACCGCGACGGTCGCGCTCGTCACGAGCCTGTTGATCTCGGCGCTGACGCGCACGATCGACCGCCGGCGCGTGCTGCTCGCGTTCTCGGTGCTGCTGGTCGTGTCCAATCTCGCGGTCGCGTTCGCGCCCAACCTGACGACGCTGCTGATCGGCCGCGTCGTGCTCGGCGTCGCGCTCGGCGGCTTCTGGACGATGGCGACCGCCACCGCGATGCGGCTCGTGCCGACCGCGATGGTGCCGCGCGCGCTGTCGATCATCTTCAGCGGCGTGGCGGTCGCGACGATCGCGTCCGCGCCGATGGGCAGTTATTTCGGGCACCTGATCGGCTGGCGCAACGTGTTCCTGATCGCGGCCGGACTCGGCGGTCTCGCGTTCGCGTCGCAGGTGATGACGCTGCCGTCGATGCCGCCTAGCGGCACGACGCGACTGCGCACGCTCGTCGACGTGCTGCGCCGGCCGACCGTCGGCCTCGGGATGTTCGCGACGATCCTCGTGTTCACCGGGCATTTCGCGTTCTTCACGTATCTGCGGCCGTTCCTCGAACAGGTTGCCGGTGTCGGCGTGAACGGGCTGTCGGCGATCCTGCTCGGCTACGGGATCGCGAACTTCGTCGGCACGTCGCTCGCGGGCCGCGTGCTCGAGCACCGGCTGCGGCCGATGCTGATCGGGATGCCCGCGCTGATGGTCGTGCTCGGCGTCGCGCTCGTCGCCCTCGGCCGCGCACCGATGATCGACGCGGTGCTCGTCGCGTTGTGGGGAATGGCGTTCGGCGGCGTGCCGGTCGCATGGTCGACATGGGTCACGCGCACCGTGCCCGATGAAGCCGAGAGCGCGGGCGGGTTGATCGTCGCGGCGATCCAGCTCGCGATCGCGACGGGCGCGGCGGCGGGCGGCGTCGTGTTCGACGCGAACGGCGCAGGCGGCGTGTTCCTCGGCGCGGCCGTGGTGCTGGCCGTGGCGGTCGCGACGATCGTGACCGGCGTGCCGAAGCGGGTGGGCGTGGCGCCGGCGCTCGCCGAGTGA
- a CDS encoding isocitrate lyase/PEP mutase family protein: MSRNNDEKAAYFRSLHRAGQPLALFNVWDAGSARTVADAGGVALATGSWSVAVANGFVDGEQIPKALAMEVLARIAQATDLPVTVDLESGYGERLEDVADTIARSIEAGAIGCNLEDSFPATGELRAVDAAAARLAAARQAADRAQTGYFINARTDVFFKAAADTHDERLLDDVLTRARAYAEAGADGLFVPGLRSPALIRALTAASPLPVNIMRVAETPTLAELASYGVARISHGPYPYLQAMKALAAVVRQGG; the protein is encoded by the coding sequence ATGAGCCGCAATAACGACGAGAAAGCCGCGTATTTCCGTTCGCTTCACCGCGCGGGCCAGCCGCTCGCGCTGTTCAACGTGTGGGACGCCGGCAGCGCGCGCACGGTGGCCGACGCGGGCGGCGTCGCGCTGGCGACCGGCAGCTGGTCGGTCGCGGTGGCCAACGGTTTCGTCGACGGCGAGCAGATTCCGAAAGCGCTCGCGATGGAAGTGCTCGCGCGGATCGCGCAGGCGACCGACCTGCCCGTCACCGTCGATCTCGAAAGCGGGTATGGCGAGCGGCTGGAGGATGTCGCCGACACGATCGCGCGCAGCATCGAGGCCGGCGCGATCGGCTGCAATCTCGAGGACAGCTTTCCGGCGACGGGCGAACTGCGCGCCGTCGACGCCGCGGCGGCGCGCCTCGCGGCGGCACGGCAGGCGGCCGACCGCGCCCAGACCGGCTACTTCATCAACGCGCGCACCGACGTGTTCTTCAAGGCCGCGGCCGACACACACGACGAACGTTTGCTCGACGACGTGCTGACTCGCGCGCGTGCGTACGCGGAAGCCGGCGCCGACGGGCTCTTCGTGCCGGGGCTGCGGTCGCCGGCGCTGATTCGCGCGCTGACGGCGGCGTCGCCGCTGCCGGTGAACATCATGCGTGTGGCGGAAACGCCGACACTGGCCGAACTCGCGTCGTACGGCGTCGCGCGCATCAGTCACGGGCCGTACCCTTACCTGCAGGCGATGAAGGCGCTTGCGGCAGTGGTCAGGCAGGGCGGCTGA
- a CDS encoding saccharopine dehydrogenase NADP-binding domain-containing protein has product MDDRMTVAVYGATGHTGRFVVAELERRGLGAIRIGRDAARLAQGGHDAAPWRVASVDDPAALDAALRGAHAVINCAGPYLDTALPLADAALRAGIPYLDLTAEQPSVQALTDQRDAQARAAGVTLVPAAAFYGGLADLLVTAVVDPREPIERVDVATGLDSWHPTRGTRVTGARNHAIRLIRKDGKPTEVPSTPRERR; this is encoded by the coding sequence ATGGACGATCGAATGACGGTTGCAGTGTATGGCGCCACGGGTCACACGGGGCGGTTCGTCGTGGCCGAACTGGAACGGCGCGGCCTTGGCGCGATCCGCATCGGGCGCGATGCCGCGCGACTCGCGCAAGGCGGCCACGACGCGGCGCCGTGGCGCGTCGCGTCGGTCGACGATCCGGCCGCGCTCGACGCCGCATTGCGCGGCGCGCATGCGGTGATCAACTGCGCGGGCCCGTACCTCGATACCGCGCTGCCGCTCGCCGACGCGGCGTTGCGGGCCGGCATTCCGTACCTCGACCTGACGGCCGAGCAGCCGTCGGTCCAGGCGCTGACCGACCAGCGCGATGCCCAGGCACGCGCCGCCGGCGTGACGCTCGTGCCGGCCGCCGCGTTCTACGGCGGCCTGGCCGATCTGCTCGTCACGGCGGTCGTCGACCCACGTGAGCCGATCGAGCGCGTCGATGTCGCAACCGGCCTCGACAGCTGGCATCCGACGCGCGGCACGCGCGTGACCGGCGCGCGCAATCATGCGATCCGGTTGATCCGGAAGGACGGCAAGCCGACCGAGGTGCCGTCGACGCCGCGCGAACGCAGGTAG
- a CDS encoding TetR/AcrR family transcriptional regulator, with the protein MKKGTDTNGRAPDTRERILQTASALFYQEGTRAVGVDLIVAQAGVAKTSLYRHFATKDDLIEAFLLREDADFWAHWDAVAAQYRRTPREELDAQLRWIGERIERPGYRGCPQINIAAEYADGNHPARKVAVAHKQELRRRLTELASAMRIDEPETYALRLATVIDGALSSGQALHAHGPVRFLQEFAQLLMPTKGRK; encoded by the coding sequence ATGAAAAAGGGAACGGACACGAACGGGCGCGCGCCCGATACGCGCGAACGCATTCTGCAAACGGCGAGCGCGCTGTTCTACCAGGAAGGAACGCGGGCGGTCGGCGTGGACCTGATCGTCGCGCAGGCGGGCGTCGCGAAGACGAGCCTGTATCGACACTTCGCGACGAAGGACGACCTGATCGAGGCGTTCCTGCTGCGTGAGGACGCGGATTTCTGGGCGCACTGGGACGCGGTGGCCGCGCAGTACCGGCGCACGCCGCGCGAGGAACTGGATGCGCAACTGCGGTGGATCGGCGAGCGCATCGAGCGCCCCGGCTATCGCGGCTGTCCGCAGATCAATATCGCCGCCGAGTACGCGGACGGCAATCATCCGGCCCGCAAGGTGGCCGTCGCGCACAAACAGGAATTGCGGCGCCGGCTGACGGAGCTGGCCAGCGCGATGCGGATCGACGAACCGGAAACCTACGCGCTGCGCCTCGCGACCGTCATCGACGGCGCGCTCAGCAGCGGGCAGGCGTTGCACGCGCACGGGCCCGTGCGCTTTCTGCAGGAGTTCGCGCAACTGCTGATGCCGACGAAGGGGCGCAAGTGA
- a CDS encoding MarR family winged helix-turn-helix transcriptional regulator yields MARKEMLPFETTLMVRDCCLCLHMQRAARNLARIFDDVLRPLDLTNGQFSLLMSLNRPQPAAMKSVASLLAMDRTTLTAALKPLERRGLLTITQDPDDKRSRLLELTPAGHRLLAEAFPLWQQTHAEIERPFAAGEVDVLRGQLRALSEDPVTRG; encoded by the coding sequence ATGGCACGCAAAGAAATGCTCCCCTTCGAAACGACGCTGATGGTGCGCGATTGCTGCCTGTGCCTGCACATGCAGCGCGCGGCGCGCAATCTCGCGCGCATCTTCGACGATGTGCTGCGTCCGCTCGATCTCACCAACGGCCAGTTTTCGCTGTTGATGTCGCTGAACCGCCCGCAGCCGGCCGCGATGAAATCGGTCGCGTCGTTGCTCGCGATGGACCGCACCACGCTGACCGCCGCGCTCAAGCCGCTCGAGCGGCGCGGGCTGCTCACGATCACGCAGGATCCGGACGACAAGCGCAGCCGCCTGCTCGAACTCACGCCGGCCGGCCATCGGTTGCTCGCCGAAGCGTTCCCGCTGTGGCAGCAGACGCACGCCGAAATTGAGCGGCCGTTCGCAGCGGGCGAAGTCGATGTGCTGCGCGGGCAGTTGCGCGCGCTGTCGGAGGATCCGGTTACGCGCGGCTGA
- a CDS encoding YciI family protein, translated as MSAQQQLYLAVFLGSKDSPGMKAWMALPEDERRAREREGIAAWHAWVERHRDAVVELGGPLGKTKTIDKGGVTDTANAMSGFTVVRAASHDAAAALFEGHPHFTLFPGDAIDVMPVLAVPGM; from the coding sequence ATGAGTGCGCAACAGCAGTTGTATCTCGCGGTATTCCTCGGCAGCAAGGATAGCCCGGGGATGAAGGCATGGATGGCGCTCCCGGAAGACGAGCGGCGTGCGCGGGAGCGCGAGGGGATCGCCGCATGGCATGCGTGGGTGGAGCGGCATCGCGACGCGGTCGTCGAGCTCGGCGGGCCGCTCGGCAAGACCAAGACCATCGACAAGGGTGGCGTGACGGACACCGCCAATGCGATGAGCGGCTTCACCGTCGTGCGCGCCGCTTCGCACGATGCGGCCGCCGCGCTGTTCGAAGGCCATCCGCATTTCACGCTGTTCCCGGGCGACGCGATCGACGTGATGCCGGTGCTCGCGGTGCCGGGCATGTGA
- a CDS encoding glutathione S-transferase family protein, whose amino-acid sequence MKLYGFAGTRSQRALWGLKELDADFEFVSVNLLEGEHKRPEFLRLNPAGKVPVLVDGDLVIPESAAIVLYLADKYPEKALLPVDPALRAQAYRWVMFAVTELEQPLWRITRHSFIYPPEKRSPADIELAREDFATMAAILDTHLEGREFIVGDSLTVADCVTVYLIDWASECHLIEPFPQLRAYLERLYARPKAPQRIADARKAA is encoded by the coding sequence ATGAAGCTTTACGGATTCGCCGGCACGCGCTCGCAACGCGCGCTCTGGGGGCTCAAGGAACTGGACGCGGATTTCGAGTTCGTGTCGGTCAACCTGCTCGAGGGCGAGCACAAGCGGCCCGAATTCCTGCGCCTCAATCCGGCCGGCAAGGTGCCCGTGCTCGTGGACGGCGACCTCGTGATTCCCGAGTCGGCCGCGATCGTGCTGTATCTCGCGGACAAGTACCCGGAGAAGGCGCTGCTGCCCGTCGATCCGGCGCTGCGCGCGCAGGCCTATCGGTGGGTGATGTTCGCGGTGACGGAGCTCGAGCAGCCGCTGTGGCGGATTACGCGCCATTCGTTCATCTATCCGCCGGAAAAGCGCTCGCCAGCCGATATCGAGCTGGCCCGCGAGGATTTCGCGACGATGGCCGCGATCCTCGACACGCATCTCGAAGGACGCGAATTCATCGTCGGCGATTCGTTGACGGTGGCCGATTGCGTGACGGTCTACCTGATCGACTGGGCGAGCGAATGCCACCTGATCGAACCGTTCCCGCAATTGCGCGCGTATCTCGAGCGGCTTTATGCGCGGCCGAAGGCGCCGCAGCGGATCGCGGACGCGCGCAAGGCGGCGTGA